In Pirellulales bacterium, the genomic window CAGCGTTAGCCACGTGCTGCCCAGCGTGCCGAAATAGTACTCGCGGTCTTTCGGGTACTTGTTCGCCCGCGAGGCGTCGATCGGCACCCAGCCCACGCCGGCCACCCAGAACTGCGCCCAGCAATGACAATACTTGGCCTCTCCCTCGGGCTTCTCCGGAGGCAGCGGCAAACCAAAGACATGATCGGCCGGGATGCCCCGCCAGCGGCAAACGCCGATAAACACCGAATGAAAGTCCGTGCAATCGCCCGTCTTGCTGTCGCAGGCCCAGACGGCGTCTCCCTGACCTGCGCCGCGGGCCAGATAGTTGTACTTCATCGTATCGACGAGGTAATCATAGATCGCGCGGCCGGCACGCAAGGGTTCGCCCTTCGGTAAGTCGATGTTGAGCGCCAGCTCCGTGATCTTGCCCTCGATCGGAATCTTGTTCGTATCGCGCAAATAGGGCGCGAAGTCGGCCGTGGGCACGTCGTCTCGCGTCGAGATGAGCTGCTTCGCGGCCGGCACCGTCGCTTCGTGCACTTCGACCTCGTAAATCAACTCGACCTGCAGGGGCCGATCACGATCGGTCGCGTCGAAGCGCCGATAGTACAGGCGATTCCTAAACGTCTTGTCCTGCGTGAATTGTCCCCCCGCCAACTGATCTTCGTTGAGCAGCTTGATGGTTTGCCGCTCGTTGGTCGGCGGCACCGGTACCCAGAGGTCGACGACCTTCGCGTCGGGCGGCAACTCGTCGAGCTCGCACTTGAAATGGATGCTGAGATGTCGCACCTGTGGCAACTCGGCTGCAACGACGTTGGCACACCAGCCGGCGCAAAACGCGGCGGCTGTAAACAGACCGGAAAAGCGTGGCGTTCTCATGCGTAACCTCCCGCTGATGTTCATCCGGACGGCCTTCCAACATAGGGCGATCGCCCGAGCGGGCCAAGCGGTCGCTCCCGGAGATTGGGGGCCCGGGCCCTGTCCGCGATGCCGTTCGCGGCGTTGTGTCAAGATTCGAGGCAGCGATTAACAGTCGGGCTTGACGGCGAACACTCGAACGCTGGCGGCATACGCGTTGATATCGTAACGCCGCAGCAAGTCGGCCAATTCTTCGTGGATGGTCTTGCCGCCCATACCGCAGCAGCCCTGCTCGACGACCGGCAAGCCCATTTTTTCTTGCGGCGCGGACGAGCAAGAAGGCGCGTGCTCGACCTCGGCATAGGCGGTCAGGTCGGCGCCCGTATCGATGATGGCGATATCGCGGAATCCTGCCGTGGCCAGTTGTTGCCGATACGTGTCGATCTCGATTGCGCCCGCGACGCAGCCGACGTAGGCCAACACATTCTTGGACACTTCCGCGGGCAGCGGTTGTTTGAGCGCGATGTCGCTCACGGCCAACCGTCCGCCTGGCTTCAGCACGCGGAAGATCTCGGCGAACGCCCGTCCCTTGTCGGGCACGAGGTTCAAGACGCAATTGCTGATCACACAATCGACGCTCGCCGTTTCCAGCGGCAACGACTCGATTTCCGCCAGGTGAAACTCGACGTTGGTCAATCCGGACTCGACTGCGCCGCGGCGAGCCCGATCGATCATATCGGCCGTCATGTCGATGCCGACGACCTTGCCTGTGGGTCCGACTTTTCGAGCCGCGAGAAACACGTCGAGACCGCCGCCGGAGCCGAGGTCGACGACCACTTCGCCGGGGCGCAGATTGGCGGTGGCCGTCGGGTTGCCACAGGAGAGCCCCATGTTGGCGCTCGCCGGAATCGACGCCAATTCCTCGGCCGTATAGCCGAAGGCCTGAGCCACGCGCACGACAGCCGGCGACTCGGTGGAAAGCCCACTTCGGGCTACGGCCCCGTACCGATCCTGAACCGCAGATTTGATTTCGGTCGACATCCGAGTTTCCTCCTATGCGTAGACACCCACCCGCACGATGATCGTTCGACCCAGGCCGGCTACAGCCGTCCTACCAGGTCTTTCAGTTCTTCCATCACTCGCGGCGCAATGCAGTAGCAAATCCGCGGTCCGTCGATCTCGCCTTGGATCAAGCCTGCATCCTTTAACATCCGCAGATGCTGCGAGACGGTCGATTGCGCCACGGGCAGCTCGTCGACCAGCTCGCCACAGACGCACGTCTTGCGCTTGGCCAGGATGCGCAAGATGCGGACCCGCAACGGATGCCCCAGCGCCTTGGCAAGTTCTGCCAGGCGATCTTCGGCTTTCGTCGCTCCGCTCGTTTCGATGGAGCAGCAACTCCGGCTAGGCATGCCACGCTCCCAAAATCGCTTATCGTAGTTTTACGATTAAGCGGAGCGGAGTCAAGCCCCAACGTGTGCGAGGCATTCGGAACTGCGCCCGGGGAGCGAAGCACGCGGGGCGCGTGCGGCGTGGCAGAAAGCCAGCGAACGCCGATCCAGCAAGCCGACGGCGCGAAGGACGCAGACAGCGGCAACACGCCGTCGGAATCGGCAGCAGAGAATCAGTATCCCCGACAGGATTCGAACCTGTAACCTTCGGCTCCGGAGGCCGACGCTCTATCCAGTTGAGCTACGGGGACGCAAACTTAGGTGCCAGCTGGCGGGCGATTGCCGCTGCCTTGGGCTGGGCCTCGACCACGCACGGTGTTCGCCGTGGGCATGGGGCCAGACCTCAGGCCGATGCTTGAGCATTGCCGGCCGCACCAGAGGCAGCCTTTTGGGGCTTCCTCCGCACCGGCAAGTGTCCCAAGCGAGCTTGGCTTGGCCATTAGACGCGAAAAACTGCTGGCTGAAAAGGTGTCGGCCGACTGCTGGCGGTTCCCGGAGTTTGCCGTGTCGGCCGCGGCGATCCTGGCTGGTCTTGGCGGTTGCCGGCAATCTCGTCGGCGAGAGGACGGCGCACAGGTGCCTGCCGATAGGCTTCACGCGGTCGCGCGGCCATGCCCATCCACGCGGCGGTCGCGTCGAACAGGCCGCATCGCAAATTAGGATGTCGCGGCGCGGTCGTCCGCGACGATGTGACGACGGTGCGCGTCCAAGTCAACAAGGCCAAGGCGGCTATGGCAAAGCCTTGATATATACGAGGCCAACACTGGGTGACCGCGTAGCCAACAACAAGTGAAAGCACCTGGCAGCCGGGCTATAACATAGCCCTCCCCAATCTTGGCGATCCGTCAGCAGAGAATAGGGCGGAGGGGTAAAGGTGGCCGCGAAATCGATTTCGGCATCGCAGTTAATCGAACGCATCGCGACGCGTTTGCAATCAGCCGGCGACAACCGGCCGTGCTGCACGCTCATCATGGGCTCGGGATGCAGCGTGCCGCTGATTCCGACGACCCGGCAGATTGTTCATGACGACCTGCCTTGGTGGTTGATGTGTCGGGCGAAGGATGTAAGCAGCCCCTCGCTCAAAGATTTTGAGCAGGACCGGGCAGACGGCTTCAAGCCGCAGCGGGAGTCGTTCGCCAAGGAGTTCTGGAAGCGAGCCGTCGCGTCGAGCGAACTCGGACGAGCGATCACGCTCGGCGACGATGGTCTGCCCGTCAAGGACTGCATTGCTGAGGCGTACAAGTTTGTACTCTCCGCGGACTGTGGTTGCGGGCTGAGCACGCCCGACGAAGTGCGGCGCTACTTCGCGGCCATGGTCGCCCGGATCGGCAACCGGCTTAACCCGGCGCACCTGCTCCTGGCGTCGCTCGTCGCCGAGCAGCCACGGCTTTTCGGTACGATTTTCACCACCAACTTCGACCCGCTGCTGCAGCGGGCCATGCAGTTGATGAACGTGCC contains:
- the arsM gene encoding arsenite methyltransferase, with the translated sequence MSTEIKSAVQDRYGAVARSGLSTESPAVVRVAQAFGYTAEELASIPASANMGLSCGNPTATANLRPGEVVVDLGSGGGLDVFLAARKVGPTGKVVGIDMTADMIDRARRGAVESGLTNVEFHLAEIESLPLETASVDCVISNCVLNLVPDKGRAFAEIFRVLKPGGRLAVSDIALKQPLPAEVSKNVLAYVGCVAGAIEIDTYRQQLATAGFRDIAIIDTGADLTAYAEVEHAPSCSSAPQEKMGLPVVEQGCCGMGGKTIHEELADLLRRYDINAYAASVRVFAVKPDC
- a CDS encoding transglutaminase domain-containing protein: MRTPRFSGLFTAAAFCAGWCANVVAAELPQVRHLSIHFKCELDELPPDAKVVDLWVPVPPTNERQTIKLLNEDQLAGGQFTQDKTFRNRLYYRRFDATDRDRPLQVELIYEVEVHEATVPAAKQLISTRDDVPTADFAPYLRDTNKIPIEGKITELALNIDLPKGEPLRAGRAIYDYLVDTMKYNYLARGAGQGDAVWACDSKTGDCTDFHSVFIGVCRWRGIPADHVFGLPLPPEKPEGEAKYCHCWAQFWVAGVGWVPIDASRANKYPKDREYYFGTLGSTWLTLAHGRDVVLEPPQQGPPINMLHGPVAEVDGKPIEHVRWVAHYKDLPNPDAK
- a CDS encoding metalloregulator ArsR/SmtB family transcription factor, which translates into the protein MPSRSCCSIETSGATKAEDRLAELAKALGHPLRVRILRILAKRKTCVCGELVDELPVAQSTVSQHLRMLKDAGLIQGEIDGPRICYCIAPRVMEELKDLVGRL